A stretch of DNA from Limnohabitans sp. MORI2:
GAACCAACTGATGGGCTATTGCGTATCGATGGCGAACAGGTCAATCATCTTGGTGCCGCTGATCGTGGTTGTGCGATGGTCTTTCAGTCCTATGCGCTTTACCCTCATATGACGGTTTATGCCAACATGGCATTTGGCCTTGAAAATGCGAAAGTCCCCAACAAAGAAATTGAGCAAAAAGTCCAAGAAGCGGCAGTCATGTTGCGCCTTGAACACTTGCTTGATCGACGCCCCACACAACTTTCTGGCGGCCAGCGTCAGCGGGTTGCGATTGGTCGGGCTATCGTCAGAAATCCAAAGATTTTTTTGTTTGACGAGCCTTTGTCAAATTTAGATGCTGAACTACGGGTATCCATGCGTTCAGAGCTTCGCGAACTTCACCGTCGGTTAGGTGTGACGATGATCTATGTGACACATGATCAAGTCGAAGCAATGACTATGGCGGATCGAATCGTTGTTTTACGTGCCGGACGCGTGGAACAAGTCGGAACGCCAGAGTCCCTCTACCAAAAACCGTGCAATGTATTTGTAGCTGGATTTATTGGTAGCCCTCGGATGAATTTATTCAGTTATCGGGTGACATCAGGTTGTCCATCATTAAGCGCTTTGCTGCCAGCAGGCATACACCAAGTTGGCGTTCGCCCAGAGCATTGGATTCCCGCAGACGCATCTGATGGGCTAGCGATGACAGTCTTGTCTTCAGAATACCTTGGCGCTCAACGACTAGTTGTCGCTGAACTTGAAGACAAAACACGTGTGGAGCTACTAGTAGATGCGGGTCTGCAGATGCCTATCAGGGAGCTTGTACACCTCAAAGCTCACCCCGATCACATACATGCTTTTGACGATCAAGGGCAACGCATTAATTCGGAGACGAAATGACCCCCGTTCAATCAGAGGCATGGCAAGTCCATCCTGGCAATTCGCAAAGTGATGCTCATGCGAAATTAGCGGGTGGCGATCGATTGGATATGGTGTTTCTGTCAGACACAATGGCGCGGGTTTACTGGCATCCTTCGAGCGGTTTTCGTGAACCACGCACATGGGCCATCGCGCCCACACACGACCATCGGGTTCAAGATGTTCCGTGGGAGGGCCGCTCACGATCGAGCCTCGAAGGTTTTGAAAGACCAAGCATCATCCACACTTCAGAACACACGATCAGCACTAGACGACTCAAAGCGAGTTTTGAAGGAGGAAACGGATTGCCAGTTCGTGTCATTTGGCGAGATGCACAATCAGACCAAGTGATCTTGCAAGACCGTGTGACCTCAGCCTACTTGCATGAAAAAAGAACGGGGCTTGTTCGCCACAGTGTCGTGCGAGACCCCAACGAATACTTCTTCGGCCTAGGTGACAAAACTGGCCCGCTCAATTTGCATGGCAGGCGATTGCGTTGCATGGGTCAGGATGCCATCGGATACGACGCTCACTCAGGTGATCCACTCTATAAACACTGGCCGTTTGTCATCACTCGAACTATTGATGGTTTGTGGACAGGCATTTACTACGATACGTTGTCTGCCTGCACATTTGACCTAGGTTGTGAACATGACAATTACCACGGACTGTTTCGCAGCGTTGACATCGACGACGGAGACTTGGATTACTACTTCATGCTGGGAACAACCCCAGCAGAGGTGGTGGCTCAGTTTGTTCAATTGATCGGAGGCAGCCACTTACCCCCCCGATGGACCTTGGGTTTCGCACAAACAGCAATGGGCTTGGCTGACGCGCCGGATGCTCAAGATCAACTGGATGCATTCATCGACGAATGTCAACGCCACAAAGTTCCTATCTCTGCTTTTCACTATGGTTCTGGCTATTCGAGTAGGGGAAAACAGCGTTATGTTTTTACTTGGAATCGCTCTAAGTTTCCTGACCCCAAACGGCTGAATGAAAAGTTTCGTGGCGCCAACCTTAAACTGGTGGCCAATTTGAAACCCTGCCTC
This window harbors:
- a CDS encoding ABC transporter ATP-binding protein, whose product is MSTLELHAIRKTFDQTPVIHGVDLHVEHGEFIVFVGPSGCGKSTLLRLIAGLDEPTDGLLRIDGEQVNHLGAADRGCAMVFQSYALYPHMTVYANMAFGLENAKVPNKEIEQKVQEAAVMLRLEHLLDRRPTQLSGGQRQRVAIGRAIVRNPKIFLFDEPLSNLDAELRVSMRSELRELHRRLGVTMIYVTHDQVEAMTMADRIVVLRAGRVEQVGTPESLYQKPCNVFVAGFIGSPRMNLFSYRVTSGCPSLSALLPAGIHQVGVRPEHWIPADASDGLAMTVLSSEYLGAQRLVVAELEDKTRVELLVDAGLQMPIRELVHLKAHPDHIHAFDDQGQRINSETK